The Euphorbia lathyris chromosome 3, ddEupLath1.1, whole genome shotgun sequence genome contains a region encoding:
- the LOC136223230 gene encoding zinc finger CCCH domain-containing protein 62-like, translating to MEAHNQRNLHLYHEDDDDDDDCSESGGSYSDSDSDMDPSYCILEDTQSQLSDLSMNKKSKSRIGKELDEGFEREPKMVEMNAEEVDEKGVEEVHKIIEAGEVGKLKVEQCKVYLRKNGLRLTGNKETLILRIKEHQEILNGRAEKKYPVSSFVLNCKGDACTGDVVMFEQNVYETYSIVSRSATGPPCGTRIVVGRIVKESYGAAKQQHTFTIEVLWSKGEKPLSPLHPLLIKGRNLYRLKTLRQKWEDEGERQKVLMDKHSRGSLARCARESRVQDKQMRGGLKKERNRNQPHLKSNQGIQTQEQICSSDHLRKAAPERYQRQPLISMNNCHPIIPLPGTTGENVFSERYSRQPLTSMNNFHPIIPLPFTTGENVFSEWYSRQPLTSMNNFHPIIPLNRQSYKQKLQCKFYPQGRCFYGDNCKFLHDQDKMSQPSVRREETLSQSRFGRGQY from the exons ATGGAAGCTCACAATCAACGCAACCTCCATCTTTACCacgaagatgatgatgatgatgatgattgcaGTGAAAGCGGAGGATCctattctgattctgattcggATATGGACCCAAGTTATTGCATTCTTGAAGACACTCAAAGCCAACTCTCAGATCTCTCTATGaacaaaaaatcaaaatcacg AATTGGTAAAGAATTGGATGAGGGTTTCGAGAGAGAGCCAAAAATGGTGGAGATGAATGCGGAAGAGGTAGATGAAAAAGGTGTTGAAGAAGTTCACAAGATCATAGAAG CTGGTGAGGTAGGGAAGCTAAAGGTGGAGCAATGCAAGGTGTATTTGAGAAAAAATGGATTGAGATTGACTGGAAATAAAGAAACACTCATCCTCCGCATAAAGGAGCATCAAGA GATTTTGAACGGTAGAGCGGAGAAAAAGTATCCGGTATCTAGCTTTGTTTTGAATTGTAAAG GCGATGCATGTACAGGCGATGTTGTCATGTTTGAACAGAATGTTTACGAAAC GTACAGCATAGTATCACGTAGTGCTACCGGTCCTCCTTGTGGCACAAGGATTGTAGTCGGTCGGATTGTGAAAGAAAGCTATGGTGCTGCCAAACAACAACATACTTTTACA ATAGAGGTCCTTtggagtaagggggagaaaccACTCAGTCCTCTTCATCCTCTACTAATAAAGGGTCGGAATCTCTACAGATTGAAGACTTTGAGACAG AAATGGGAAGATGAAGGGGAGAGGCAGAAAGTTTTGATGGACAAGCACTCGAGGGGTTCTCTAGCTAGGTGTGCTCGAGAATCCCGAGTCCAGGATAAACAAATGAG GGGGGGCTTGAAGAAAGAGAGAAACAGGAACCAACCTCACTTGAAATCAAATCAAGGAATTCAAACACAGGAGCAAATATGTTCTTCGGATCATTTGCGAAAAGCAGCTCCTGAAAGGTACCAAAGACAACCGTTGATAAGCATGAATAATTGCCATCCAATAATCCCTCTCCCTGGCACAACTGGAGAAAATGTGTTCTCAGAAAGGTATAGTAGACAACCATTGACAAGCATGAATAATTTCCATCCCATAATCCCTCTCCCTTTCACAACTGGGGAAAATGTGTTCTCAGAATGGTATAGTAGACAACCATTGACAAGCATGAATAATTTCCATCCAATAATCCCTCTAAATAGACAAAGCTACAAGCAAAAGCTGCAATGCAAATTTTATCCTCAAGGCCGGTGCTTTTATGGAGACAACTGCAAATTTTTGCATGATCAAGATAAAATGTCTCAGCCAAGTGTGAGAAGAGAAGAGACCTTGTCTCAGAGTAGGTTTGGAAGAGGCCAATACTAA
- the LOC136223714 gene encoding zinc finger CCCH domain-containing protein 62-like isoform X2, with amino-acid sequence MEVRNQQNPNYHEEDDDYSAVFDSDSDSDMDSSYCTVENTRGQLSNLSIKKKSLSRIYKELDEGFERDLEKVEMNVEKVDEKSVVEVQKIIEGDACKGDVVMFEQNVYEMFSIASRSASGPPCGTRIVVGRIVKESYGAAKQQHTFTIEVLWSKGEKPLPPLHPLLIKGRNLYRLKTLRQKWEDEGQRQKVLLDKHARGSLARGLKTERNRSQTQLKSTLKSKQGIQTQQQLCSSRKAATEPQVSGSLMQNSGPYINLGKQTIEAPQAAKVNSNPGTTGEKGFSQRYHRQPLTSIPFPSTIGENGFEERYRGQRLTSMNNCHPLNKQQLQCRFYAKGRCFYGDKCKFLHDQGKN; translated from the exons ATGGAAGTTCGCAATCAACAAAACCCCAATTATCACGAAGAAGATGATGATTACAGTGCAGTATTCGATTCTGATAGTGATTCGGATATGGACTCAAGTTATTGCACTGTTGAAAACACTCGAGGCCAGCTCTCAAATCTCTCTATTAAGAAAAAATCATTATCACG AATTTACAAAGAATTGGATGAGGGTTTCGAGAGAGACCTAGAAAAGGTGGAGATGAATGTTGAAAAAGTGGATGAAAAAAGTGTTGTAGAAGTTCAGAAGATCATAGAAG GCGATGCATGTAAAGGCGATGTTGTCATGTTCGAACAGAATGTTTACGAAAT GTTTAGCATAGCATCACGTAGTGCCAGCGGTCCTCCTTGTGGCACAAGGATTGTTGTCGGTCGAATTGTGAAGGAAAGCTATGGAGCTGCCAAACAACAACATACTTTTACA ATAGAGGTCCTTtggagtaagggggagaaaccACTCCCTCCACTTCATCCTCTGCTAATAAAGGGTCGGAATCTCTACCGATTGAAGACTTTGAGACAG AAATGGGAAGATGAAGGCCAGAGACAGAAAGTTTTGTTGGACAAGCACGCGAGGGGTTCGCTAGCTAG GGGCTTGAAGACGGAGAGAAACAGGAGCCAAACTCAGCTAAAATCAACCTTAAAATCAAAGCAAGGCATTCAAACCCAGCAGCAGTTATGTTCTTCGCGAAAAGCAGCTACAGAACCTCAAGTGTCAGGTTCATTGATGCAGAATTCCGGTCCATATATTAACTTAGGAAAGCAAACAATTGAAGCTCCACAAGCAGCAAAGGTCAATAGCAACCCCGGGACAACTGGGGAAAAAGGGTTCTCTCAAAGGTATCATAGACAACCGTTGACAAGCATACCTTTCCCCAGCACAATTGGGGAAAACGGGTTCGAAGAAAGGTATCGTGGACAGCGATTGACAAGCATGAATAATTGCCATCCTCTAAATAAACAACAGCTGCAATGCAGATTTTATGCTAAAGGCAGGTGCTTTTATGGAGACAAATGCAAATTTTTGCATGATCAAGGAAAGAATTAA
- the LOC136223714 gene encoding zinc finger CCCH domain-containing protein 62-like isoform X1 — protein MEVRNQQNPNYHEEDDDYSAVFDSDSDSDMDSSYCTVENTRGQLSNLSIKKKSLSRIYKELDEGFERDLEKVEMNVEKVDEKSVVEVQKIIEAGEVEKLKVDQCKVYLRKNELRLTGNKETLILRIKEHQEILNGGGEKTYPVSSFVLNCKGDACKGDVVMFEQNVYEMFSIASRSASGPPCGTRIVVGRIVKESYGAAKQQHTFTIEVLWSKGEKPLPPLHPLLIKGRNLYRLKTLRQKWEDEGQRQKVLLDKHARGSLARGLKTERNRSQTQLKSTLKSKQGIQTQQQLCSSRKAATEPQVSGSLMQNSGPYINLGKQTIEAPQAAKVNSNPGTTGEKGFSQRYHRQPLTSIPFPSTIGENGFEERYRGQRLTSMNNCHPLNKQQLQCRFYAKGRCFYGDKCKFLHDQGKN, from the exons ATGGAAGTTCGCAATCAACAAAACCCCAATTATCACGAAGAAGATGATGATTACAGTGCAGTATTCGATTCTGATAGTGATTCGGATATGGACTCAAGTTATTGCACTGTTGAAAACACTCGAGGCCAGCTCTCAAATCTCTCTATTAAGAAAAAATCATTATCACG AATTTACAAAGAATTGGATGAGGGTTTCGAGAGAGACCTAGAAAAGGTGGAGATGAATGTTGAAAAAGTGGATGAAAAAAGTGTTGTAGAAGTTCAGAAGATCATAGAAG CTGGTGAGGTAGAGAAGCTAAAGGTGGATCAATGCAAGGTGTATTTAAGGAAAAATGAATTGAGATTGACTGGAAATAAAGAAACACTCATCCTGCGCATAAAGGAACATCAAGA GATTTTGAATGGTGGAGGGGAGAAAACGTATCCTGTATCTAGCTTCGTTTTGAATTGTAAAG GCGATGCATGTAAAGGCGATGTTGTCATGTTCGAACAGAATGTTTACGAAAT GTTTAGCATAGCATCACGTAGTGCCAGCGGTCCTCCTTGTGGCACAAGGATTGTTGTCGGTCGAATTGTGAAGGAAAGCTATGGAGCTGCCAAACAACAACATACTTTTACA ATAGAGGTCCTTtggagtaagggggagaaaccACTCCCTCCACTTCATCCTCTGCTAATAAAGGGTCGGAATCTCTACCGATTGAAGACTTTGAGACAG AAATGGGAAGATGAAGGCCAGAGACAGAAAGTTTTGTTGGACAAGCACGCGAGGGGTTCGCTAGCTAG GGGCTTGAAGACGGAGAGAAACAGGAGCCAAACTCAGCTAAAATCAACCTTAAAATCAAAGCAAGGCATTCAAACCCAGCAGCAGTTATGTTCTTCGCGAAAAGCAGCTACAGAACCTCAAGTGTCAGGTTCATTGATGCAGAATTCCGGTCCATATATTAACTTAGGAAAGCAAACAATTGAAGCTCCACAAGCAGCAAAGGTCAATAGCAACCCCGGGACAACTGGGGAAAAAGGGTTCTCTCAAAGGTATCATAGACAACCGTTGACAAGCATACCTTTCCCCAGCACAATTGGGGAAAACGGGTTCGAAGAAAGGTATCGTGGACAGCGATTGACAAGCATGAATAATTGCCATCCTCTAAATAAACAACAGCTGCAATGCAGATTTTATGCTAAAGGCAGGTGCTTTTATGGAGACAAATGCAAATTTTTGCATGATCAAGGAAAGAATTAA